One genomic window of Sulfurovum lithotrophicum includes the following:
- a CDS encoding YifB family Mg chelatase-like AAA ATPase: MNAKTHSGNLPPKTGKVKVKEKQPAIVNHLTCATLEGVNAKVIEVEATFTKGLPGFSVVGLASSDIQEAKERVKSALLTNEFVFPPLKITINLSPSDIKKNGTHFDLSLALLVALNKKAFEEEGLFVFGELGLDGRVKSSSMLFPLILSLKEQGLIKRAIVPKESISYLCHISGVDFIAVETLSEAISLLKMGEFKANVEQFSYDAKSIEIAGIDYFYEERYESDFAEVKGQMVAKRAAMIAAAGMHNFFMEGNPGCGKSMIAKRLKDILPPLYEEELLSIAKHQFLDGQTPNFKAIRPMRSPHHTATSASIFGGGSGQAKIGEVALANYGILFFDEIPHFSKNVLEAMREPLQDKKVHIARVNAKIEYQADIMFVAAQNPCPCGNLLSKTKACRCSEVEIKRYQNRLSDPFLDRIDLFVVMQEVDADDKGDVTSKAMHEVVIEAFKKQKERGQQRLNGKLAEDEIERYCLLNEAAGKILEGAISKFGLSHRSIASVKKIGRTIADINGHEKIEKKDILEALSYRRRK, from the coding sequence ATGAATGCAAAAACGCATAGTGGTAATCTTCCACCAAAAACGGGAAAAGTCAAAGTTAAAGAGAAACAGCCGGCCATTGTCAATCACCTGACTTGTGCTACACTGGAGGGTGTGAATGCAAAGGTGATAGAAGTTGAAGCTACATTTACAAAGGGATTGCCCGGTTTTTCCGTGGTCGGTCTGGCTTCCAGTGATATTCAGGAGGCGAAAGAGCGTGTCAAGTCCGCACTGCTTACCAACGAATTTGTGTTTCCTCCTTTAAAAATAACGATCAATCTTTCACCAAGCGATATCAAGAAGAACGGCACCCATTTTGATCTCTCTCTTGCCCTGCTTGTCGCACTGAACAAAAAGGCTTTTGAGGAAGAGGGGCTTTTTGTCTTTGGAGAGCTGGGACTGGACGGCCGTGTGAAGAGTTCTTCCATGCTCTTCCCTCTGATTCTTTCACTCAAAGAGCAGGGGCTTATCAAAAGGGCGATCGTTCCCAAAGAATCCATAAGCTATCTGTGCCATATTTCCGGAGTAGATTTCATCGCTGTAGAAACACTTTCCGAAGCTATTTCTCTGCTGAAAATGGGTGAGTTCAAAGCCAATGTCGAACAGTTCTCCTATGATGCCAAAAGTATTGAGATAGCCGGTATAGACTATTTTTACGAAGAGCGATACGAGAGTGATTTTGCCGAAGTCAAAGGGCAGATGGTTGCCAAGCGGGCTGCGATGATCGCGGCTGCAGGCATGCACAACTTCTTTATGGAAGGTAATCCCGGCTGCGGTAAAAGTATGATCGCCAAACGATTGAAAGACATACTGCCTCCACTGTATGAAGAAGAATTGCTTTCCATCGCAAAACATCAGTTCCTCGACGGACAGACCCCCAACTTTAAAGCGATACGCCCTATGCGATCTCCGCACCATACTGCTACCTCTGCTTCTATTTTTGGAGGCGGTTCCGGACAGGCAAAGATCGGTGAAGTGGCCTTGGCCAATTACGGTATACTTTTTTTCGATGAGATCCCCCACTTTTCCAAAAACGTACTTGAAGCGATGAGGGAACCCCTGCAGGACAAGAAGGTACACATAGCCAGAGTCAATGCAAAGATAGAGTACCAGGCGGATATCATGTTTGTTGCGGCACAGAATCCCTGCCCCTGTGGGAACCTGCTTTCCAAGACAAAAGCCTGTCGATGTTCCGAGGTGGAGATCAAACGCTACCAGAACAGACTCTCCGATCCTTTTCTTGACCGTATCGATCTCTTTGTGGTAATGCAGGAGGTTGATGCTGATGACAAAGGTGATGTTACTTCCAAAGCGATGCATGAAGTGGTCATTGAGGCATTCAAGAAGCAGAAGGAGCGGGGACAGCAGAGATTGAATGGAAAACTGGCTGAGGATGAGATAGAACGTTATTGTCTGCTGAACGAGGCGGCAGGAAAGATACTTGAAGGTGCTATCAGTAAATTTGGGCTCTCGCATAGAAGTATTGCATCAGTAAAAAAAATAGGACGCACCATAGCCGATATCAATGGGCATGAGAAGATAGAGAAGAAAGATATACTTGAAGCGCTGAGTTACAGACGCCGGAAATAG
- a CDS encoding prepilin-type N-terminal cleavage/methylation domain-containing protein: protein MKTLSPARTLRPAFTIIEILVSVIIISISIVYVLKVHSQNHEQIVYITERNKLSLQDSLFLADNALRYHKEKKDAYEVLRPYFKIDDFKSREILKKAQREYFIPEVLNLTPKEGFGPAATVQEIKLKDKYSSAYFRFKISTF, encoded by the coding sequence TTGAAAACTTTATCCCCTGCAAGGACTTTGCGTCCGGCTTTTACCATTATAGAGATACTTGTCTCCGTGATCATTATTTCTATTTCCATCGTCTATGTACTTAAAGTGCACAGCCAGAACCATGAGCAGATCGTTTATATCACAGAAAGGAACAAACTCTCGCTACAGGACTCTCTCTTTCTTGCAGATAACGCACTGCGTTACCACAAAGAAAAAAAAGATGCCTATGAAGTGCTGCGGCCCTATTTCAAGATCGATGATTTTAAAAGCAGGGAGATACTCAAAAAAGCCCAGAGAGAGTATTTCATTCCCGAAGTGCTCAACCTGACACCAAAAGAGGGTTTCGGTCCTGCCGCGACCGTACAAGAGATCAAGCTCAAAGACAAATATTCTTCTGCCTATTTCCGATTCAAGATCAGTACCTTTTAA
- a CDS encoding TIGR04219 family outer membrane beta-barrel protein, whose protein sequence is MIKKFVLASLLASTVLYADMAGGEISIGMYSHSPSGYASYTEPYTGLGLGTSADVEDTLHWDSNENVFLKAYIEHPVPILPNIKLAYTQLSHEGKGEVGDFTWGGINIPTLGTIENNLDISKYDLTLYYELLDNWVEADIGVTLGYIDGNIAVTALTGIGPTSISTTENTDFSFFMPTLYGKARFNIPNTDLSLQFEGDIFSYDDTTYYNYELSARYTFSMGLGIEAGYKAQHLDSSDLIDGLVVDMDFNGPYAAVVWDF, encoded by the coding sequence ATGATAAAAAAATTTGTACTTGCCTCTCTACTTGCTTCAACTGTACTCTATGCTGATATGGCCGGAGGAGAGATATCTATCGGTATGTACAGCCACTCTCCAAGCGGATACGCCTCCTATACTGAGCCATATACAGGCTTGGGACTGGGCACATCAGCTGACGTGGAAGATACTTTGCACTGGGACAGTAATGAGAATGTTTTTCTCAAAGCTTATATAGAGCATCCTGTGCCGATACTCCCTAATATCAAACTTGCCTATACACAACTCTCCCATGAAGGAAAAGGGGAAGTCGGTGATTTCACCTGGGGCGGTATCAATATTCCAACACTCGGGACCATTGAAAACAACCTCGATATCAGCAAATACGATCTTACACTCTATTATGAGCTTCTCGACAACTGGGTAGAAGCTGATATAGGTGTCACTTTGGGTTACATTGACGGGAATATTGCTGTAACCGCTCTGACAGGAATCGGGCCTACGTCTATTTCTACTACTGAAAATACAGATTTTTCCTTCTTTATGCCTACACTCTACGGTAAAGCCAGATTCAACATCCCCAATACGGACCTGAGCCTGCAATTTGAGGGCGATATTTTCAGCTATGATGATACGACCTATTACAACTATGAACTCAGCGCCCGATACACATTCAGCATGGGACTGGGTATCGAAGCAGGATACAAGGCCCAGCATCTTGACAGCAGTGACCTGATAGATGGACTTGTCGTAGACATGGACTTCAATGGTCCCTATGCCGCTGTTGTGTGGGATTTCTAA
- the gspG gene encoding type II secretion system major pseudopilin GspG, protein MHTEPSLNPTLRAGFSLIELLIVIVILGGLVAVVAPGLMDSADQAKRDTVCLKMNDIGKRLDMFKLDNGVYPDTEEGLEALLSNPDAEKYPNYRAKPYLKKLPKDSWKTPFVYIKKGDEFELVSFAADRKEGGEENNKDIRFSECNK, encoded by the coding sequence ATGCATACAGAACCATCATTAAACCCTACACTCAGAGCCGGTTTCTCTCTGATCGAACTTCTCATTGTCATTGTAATACTCGGCGGGCTTGTGGCCGTTGTGGCCCCTGGGCTAATGGATTCTGCCGATCAGGCCAAAAGAGATACCGTATGCCTCAAGATGAACGACATAGGCAAAAGGCTAGATATGTTCAAACTCGACAACGGTGTCTACCCTGATACAGAAGAGGGTCTTGAAGCGCTCTTGAGCAACCCTGATGCAGAAAAGTATCCCAACTACCGGGCAAAACCCTATCTGAAAAAATTACCGAAAGATTCATGGAAAACACCATTCGTCTACATTAAAAAAGGGGATGAATTCGAACTAGTCAGCTTTGCTGCAGACAGGAAAGAGGGAGGAGAAGAAAATAACAAAGATATTCGCTTTTCAGAGTGTAACAAATAA
- a CDS encoding type II secretion system F family protein, which produces MLFKYKGFDKSGKRVKGTVTAGTTEEAGQKLRTQNIYYESLTPTKEFSLDAFAKREMPGEMLATFSRELSSYLNSGMTILTAIRLLENQHENEKKYVSFLNSVRTMIDEGKSLYHALNTQKVYAMPEFFVQSLNIAGQSGKMVEVLTNMGNFFSAQNKVKKQVKGAMVYPTVIFTVAIAMTSFLIAFVVPKITGIFEDTDQKLPPITQFVLNISDFLTHYYIHLVISIVLVIALFKLAYSKLYSFHRFWDGLLLKVPVLGSLIQNHELGRFSYILSLMLDSGVAYAQAVKLATASFANYKLKELFETASVKVLEGNKLSNALQMSKGVKLKRNFLQSLALGEESSEVANILNNISKLYAEENEERLKLLLGLLEPLMMLLIGAIVGVIVSAMLLPIFTMTQGIK; this is translated from the coding sequence ATGCTCTTCAAGTACAAAGGTTTCGACAAGTCGGGGAAGCGGGTCAAAGGAACAGTAACTGCCGGCACCACCGAAGAAGCGGGACAGAAGCTTCGTACACAGAACATCTATTATGAATCCCTCACGCCTACCAAGGAGTTTTCTCTTGACGCCTTTGCCAAAAGAGAGATGCCCGGAGAAATGCTGGCCACCTTTTCGAGAGAACTCTCCTCCTACCTCAACTCCGGTATGACCATTCTGACCGCTATTCGCCTACTGGAGAATCAACACGAAAATGAGAAAAAATACGTTTCTTTCCTCAACTCTGTCAGAACGATGATCGACGAGGGTAAATCCCTCTATCATGCCCTCAACACGCAGAAGGTCTATGCCATGCCTGAATTCTTCGTGCAAAGTCTCAACATTGCGGGACAGAGTGGAAAGATGGTGGAAGTCCTCACCAATATGGGAAACTTCTTTTCTGCACAGAACAAGGTCAAAAAACAGGTCAAAGGAGCCATGGTCTACCCTACGGTTATCTTCACGGTGGCCATTGCGATGACCTCTTTCCTCATCGCATTCGTTGTCCCCAAGATCACTGGTATCTTTGAAGATACAGACCAGAAACTTCCACCCATTACACAGTTCGTACTGAACATCAGTGATTTTCTTACCCACTACTATATCCATCTTGTCATAAGCATCGTACTCGTCATTGCACTCTTCAAGCTCGCTTACAGCAAACTGTACTCGTTTCACCGTTTTTGGGATGGGCTGCTGCTGAAAGTACCTGTCTTGGGCTCACTGATCCAAAACCATGAACTCGGACGTTTCTCATACATCCTCTCGTTGATGCTCGATTCGGGTGTTGCCTATGCACAGGCAGTTAAACTGGCAACCGCCTCATTTGCAAACTACAAGCTCAAGGAACTTTTTGAAACTGCTTCGGTCAAGGTACTGGAAGGAAACAAACTCTCCAATGCGCTGCAAATGTCAAAAGGAGTGAAACTCAAACGGAACTTCCTACAGTCTTTGGCACTGGGGGAAGAGTCGAGTGAGGTCGCCAACATTCTGAATAACATTTCAAAACTCTATGCCGAAGAGAATGAGGAGAGGCTCAAACTGCTTCTCGGACTGCTCGAACCACTGATGATGCTTTTGATCGGTGCCATTGTCGGGGTAATCGTTTCAGCGATGCTTCTGCCTATATTTACAATGACCCAAGGTATAAAATAG
- a CDS encoding RDD family protein has protein sequence MAKKRFRDIKQGKAAMSPVKKDSIPKLKRNYASKTSKLKAFLTDAFMLVMPLMYIVFYLVMGGREGFAEHKALGWLYILVPLVIVQTAFMYKTGQTPGYRAYDLTLIDESTGEKPSLFIIFFRNAAAILSLFTIFGWVMMFFRKDSKTLHDLLSHTAVIIKPADK, from the coding sequence ATGGCAAAAAAACGCTTTCGTGACATCAAGCAGGGCAAAGCGGCGATGTCTCCTGTCAAAAAAGACTCCATACCAAAATTAAAGCGTAACTATGCCTCGAAAACCAGTAAACTCAAAGCTTTCCTGACAGATGCTTTCATGCTGGTCATGCCTCTCATGTATATTGTATTCTACCTGGTTATGGGAGGACGTGAAGGTTTTGCAGAGCATAAAGCTTTGGGCTGGCTCTATATTCTGGTGCCGTTGGTCATCGTGCAGACTGCTTTCATGTACAAGACAGGACAAACTCCCGGCTACCGTGCTTACGACCTGACGCTCATCGATGAGAGTACGGGAGAGAAACCCTCTCTCTTCATCATATTCTTCAGGAACGCGGCAGCGATACTTTCACTCTTCACTATCTTTGGCTGGGTCATGATGTTCTTTAGAAAAGACAGCAAGACCCTGCATGACCTTCTAAGCCATACCGCGGTGATCATCAAACCTGCAGACAAATGA
- a CDS encoding YeiH family protein, producing the protein MAFSPENRKGTLSGILFVAIFAAAATYIASLGPVKALGLSPLVIGIVMGIFYANTLHNQTPVEWHGGITFSAKKILRFAIVLYGFRLTFQEIIAVGPDGFFVSLTMLTTTLIFGSWLGYKVFGMEKDTSILTASGAAVCGAAAVLATEPVLKAEEYKTAVAVSMVVLFGTISMFLYPVLYTGIIEHATGFLHMTAREFGIYTGGTIHEVAQVVAVPASVPGSPKEMADAAVIVKMTRVIMIAPMLIILGLYLAWDAKRSGGEHSGKTKLVIPWFAVYFIMVAGFNSLHLLPQNLVDIINQIDTFLLTMAMTALGMGTIFAKFKGLGLAPVYTALGMFAWLVIGGFVVTKVIVEVF; encoded by the coding sequence ATGGCTTTTTCTCCTGAAAATCGTAAGGGTACCCTGAGCGGTATCCTGTTTGTCGCCATATTCGCTGCGGCAGCAACCTACATCGCCAGTCTCGGACCGGTCAAGGCACTGGGACTTTCCCCTCTCGTTATCGGTATCGTCATGGGTATCTTTTATGCCAATACCCTGCATAACCAGACACCTGTCGAATGGCATGGCGGCATTACATTCTCGGCAAAAAAGATCCTTCGTTTTGCCATCGTGCTTTACGGTTTCCGTCTGACTTTCCAGGAGATCATTGCCGTCGGCCCGGATGGATTCTTCGTCTCCCTGACCATGCTGACGACTACCCTTATTTTTGGTTCCTGGCTGGGATACAAGGTCTTTGGTATGGAAAAAGATACTTCCATCCTGACAGCATCCGGAGCTGCCGTATGTGGAGCTGCTGCCGTTCTGGCAACAGAACCTGTACTGAAAGCTGAAGAATATAAAACTGCCGTTGCGGTATCCATGGTCGTGCTCTTCGGTACGATCTCCATGTTCCTCTACCCAGTGCTCTATACCGGTATTATCGAACATGCGACAGGTTTCCTGCATATGACGGCAAGAGAATTCGGTATCTATACAGGCGGTACTATCCATGAAGTGGCACAGGTAGTCGCGGTCCCCGCCTCTGTGCCCGGCTCTCCAAAAGAGATGGCCGATGCAGCCGTGATCGTCAAAATGACCCGTGTCATTATGATCGCACCTATGCTCATCATACTTGGTCTCTATCTTGCCTGGGATGCGAAAAGAAGCGGCGGAGAGCACAGCGGAAAAACAAAACTTGTCATTCCATGGTTTGCAGTCTACTTCATTATGGTCGCCGGTTTCAACTCGCTACACCTGCTTCCACAAAACCTTGTTGACATCATCAACCAGATCGATACCTTCCTGCTTACCATGGCAATGACTGCACTCGGTATGGGGACGATCTTTGCCAAGTTCAAAGGGCTTGGGCTAGCACCGGTCTATACAGCACTGGGCATGTTCGCCTGGCTCGTGATTGGCGGATTTGTCGTCACTAAAGTGATCGTAGAAGTGTTCTAA
- the mobA gene encoding molybdenum cofactor guanylyltransferase MobA produces the protein MKCKIPAVIFAGGKSSRMGRDKALLPFADYNSLAQYQYVRLQGLFEKVYISTKEDKFDFRAELIYDRYDVSSPLAGILSIFETLDADEIFILSVDAPFVDENVIEKLFEENKEGTDAVIAQSPDGLQPLCGVYKRSLLPLAKTHFQENRHRLTQLLKEAKSKFVAFKDNDPFTNLNHPHEYEKALKEI, from the coding sequence ATGAAATGCAAAATCCCCGCCGTAATCTTTGCAGGAGGTAAAAGTTCGCGTATGGGTCGGGACAAAGCCCTGCTTCCCTTTGCCGATTACAATTCGCTGGCACAATACCAGTACGTACGCCTGCAGGGTCTCTTTGAAAAAGTCTATATTTCTACCAAAGAGGACAAATTCGACTTCAGGGCGGAACTGATCTATGACAGATATGACGTAAGTTCCCCTCTTGCCGGTATCCTTTCCATTTTCGAGACACTTGATGCAGATGAGATATTTATATTGAGTGTCGATGCACCTTTTGTAGACGAAAATGTAATCGAAAAATTATTCGAAGAGAATAAAGAAGGTACAGATGCTGTGATCGCTCAGAGTCCTGACGGCCTGCAGCCTCTCTGCGGTGTTTACAAACGGTCCCTGCTTCCTTTGGCCAAGACGCATTTTCAAGAGAATAGGCACCGGCTTACACAGTTACTGAAAGAAGCAAAGAGTAAATTCGTAGCATTTAAAGATAATGATCCATTTACCAACCTGAACCATCCCCATGAATATGAAAAGGCGCTCAAGGAGATTTGA
- a CDS encoding type II secretion system protein, whose amino-acid sequence MLFSSRKIIRSAFSLIELLVVIMIISIVYFLGFNGIEMNKSKPKALTVLNLKTTIQNSELFSGEATLICVNRCKNCYLRTNISSPFEAYENKVDLAGTKTYTLDSQESLLQLEDRRYQDKKICLEMNFYRNGSSTQLILENRHGIYFLPAFFGEPQKVDSLEEARELWLKNSRLAAGSGDFY is encoded by the coding sequence ATGCTCTTCTCTTCACGCAAAATCATACGAAGCGCTTTCTCCCTGATTGAACTACTTGTGGTTATTATGATCATCTCCATTGTCTATTTTCTTGGATTCAACGGCATAGAGATGAATAAGAGCAAACCCAAAGCATTGACCGTGCTCAATCTGAAAACGACCATTCAGAACTCTGAACTTTTCAGCGGTGAAGCAACACTGATCTGTGTTAACCGCTGCAAGAACTGTTACCTGCGTACAAATATCTCCTCTCCTTTTGAAGCCTACGAGAACAAAGTCGATCTTGCAGGGACCAAAACCTATACTCTGGATTCACAGGAGTCGCTGCTACAGCTTGAAGACAGGCGATACCAGGACAAGAAGATCTGTCTTGAGATGAACTTTTACAGGAATGGCAGCTCCACACAGTTGATACTGGAGAACCGACACGGTATCTATTTCCTTCCTGCATTTTTCGGTGAGCCCCAAAAAGTTGACTCGCTGGAAGAAGCCAGAGAGCTTTGGCTCAAAAACAGCAGGCTGGCTGCGGGAAGTGGAGACTTCTATTGA
- a CDS encoding LysR family transcriptional regulator — MKLTLRQMEIFLNVVASGHLTNVAKEMNLSQSAISMSIKEMENILGRPVFDRINKKLVLNEVGRALYKEIDPIFKKLSDIEYEFKNSENKGMIRVGASTTIVDYLMPSIICSYMSSYPDVKITLKEGNTKEIVEMIKTGTIDVAFVEGLVDGPEIIKEKIGVDELVVVTANKELAKPCYIDELADMRWVLREEGSGTREVFLNYIKDKVDNLNIFFELGHTESIKSILMNRECFTCISKISVRNEIREGKLFPVPIKNFDCKRDFLMIYHKDKYHSTLFEKFLFFSRKLMMQMLDEEQRLK, encoded by the coding sequence ATGAAATTAACACTCAGACAGATGGAAATATTTCTCAATGTGGTCGCTTCCGGGCATCTGACCAATGTTGCCAAAGAAATGAACCTGAGCCAGTCGGCTATTTCTATGTCTATCAAGGAGATGGAGAACATATTGGGACGTCCTGTTTTTGACAGGATCAACAAAAAGCTCGTGCTCAACGAAGTGGGGCGTGCATTGTACAAAGAGATCGATCCGATCTTCAAAAAACTCTCGGATATCGAGTATGAGTTCAAGAATTCGGAGAACAAAGGAATGATCCGTGTCGGAGCGAGTACCACGATCGTGGATTATTTGATGCCTTCGATCATCTGCAGCTATATGAGCTCCTATCCTGATGTCAAGATCACGCTCAAAGAAGGAAATACCAAAGAGATCGTTGAAATGATCAAGACTGGAACGATCGATGTCGCTTTTGTGGAAGGGTTGGTGGATGGCCCGGAGATCATTAAAGAGAAGATCGGTGTGGATGAACTGGTAGTGGTCACCGCAAATAAAGAGCTGGCAAAACCCTGTTATATCGATGAACTTGCCGATATGCGATGGGTACTCAGGGAAGAGGGCTCAGGGACCAGAGAGGTTTTTCTCAACTACATCAAAGACAAGGTCGACAACCTGAATATCTTCTTTGAACTTGGACATACGGAGTCAATTAAGAGTATTCTGATGAACCGGGAATGTTTTACCTGTATCTCCAAGATCTCGGTAAGGAATGAGATCCGCGAAGGAAAACTATTCCCTGTGCCGATCAAGAACTTTGACTGTAAACGGGATTTTCTTATGATATACCACAAGGACAAGTACCACAGTACACTGTTCGAGAAATTCCTTTTCTTTTCCAGAAAGCTGATGATGCAGATGCTCGATGAGGAGCAGCGGCTTAAGTGA
- a CDS encoding exosortase/archaeosortase family protein, with product MKRFIALYFLFLALLFVFLYLPTLPVSLYLNQMQSGLTLKLLSLFLKAGQLQGIDIMINPHYKIIINQACNGLIPFFFLAASILAYPTGLRHKTLWLIIGYLVYLPVNVARILMVVYFVESEGGRGNFHWSHDIVGNAILLIVGLGLFITFIRTDRLKRY from the coding sequence ATGAAACGATTTATAGCACTCTATTTCCTTTTTCTGGCACTGCTGTTCGTTTTTCTCTATCTTCCTACTTTACCTGTTTCGCTTTATCTCAATCAGATGCAGAGTGGTTTGACGCTCAAGCTGCTCTCACTTTTTTTGAAAGCTGGGCAGCTTCAGGGTATTGATATCATGATCAACCCGCACTACAAGATTATCATCAACCAGGCCTGTAACGGGCTTATCCCTTTCTTTTTCCTTGCCGCATCCATTTTGGCGTATCCTACCGGGCTGCGGCACAAAACCCTATGGCTGATTATCGGCTATCTGGTCTATTTACCGGTGAATGTGGCACGTATTCTAATGGTGGTATATTTTGTCGAGTCTGAGGGTGGAAGAGGCAATTTTCATTGGTCTCACGATATTGTGGGCAACGCTATTCTGCTCATTGTGGGACTGGGACTTTTCATAACGTTTATCAGGACCGACCGGCTTAAAAGGTACTGA
- a CDS encoding MFS transporter has product MIQIKHFGMLPPFLGAYYFFYFALVGVYVIFMPKVLVDLGYTAMQVGIVYAAAPFMRFLLPFIFKHYLKLTPKVYLFSLFFSFVATLIFLGTVRNFELYLIANLLFGAAMGVSLPYVETIALASLTKTSYGKVRLWGSIGFMAIALWLGKVLEAPFEALYYLSIMTFLTLVFGLILAKYDSTSHDQADDDASFSLSRYWAFWVSVFLMQMGFGGFYNFFTIYETSHGISLEMTSWMWSFGVVCEIIMLYFQGPLLQRNLLNILQFAILVTSLRWLILYLFPESVVWTFASQSLHAVSFALYHTASITYVFSLYSQKKLAQQFFLGIAFGLGGSVGAVLSGQIYGEKMFLIEALITFMAFIVLWIHQKRKESIV; this is encoded by the coding sequence ATGATCCAGATCAAACACTTCGGTATGCTCCCTCCCTTTCTTGGCGCCTACTACTTTTTCTACTTTGCGCTGGTCGGCGTCTATGTGATCTTCATGCCCAAAGTGCTTGTGGATCTCGGTTACACCGCCATGCAGGTCGGTATTGTTTATGCTGCTGCACCTTTCATGAGATTCCTGCTTCCTTTTATCTTCAAACATTACCTGAAACTGACACCAAAAGTCTATCTTTTTTCTCTGTTTTTCTCATTTGTTGCCACACTGATCTTTCTGGGAACGGTCAGAAACTTTGAGCTCTACCTGATTGCCAATCTTCTTTTTGGTGCCGCTATGGGTGTTTCCCTTCCTTATGTAGAGACTATCGCTCTGGCTTCATTGACCAAAACCTCCTATGGAAAGGTCCGTCTCTGGGGATCTATCGGTTTCATGGCTATCGCACTCTGGCTGGGAAAAGTACTGGAAGCCCCTTTCGAAGCACTCTATTATCTCAGCATCATGACTTTTTTAACACTCGTTTTCGGACTGATACTGGCCAAATACGACAGCACTTCCCATGATCAGGCAGATGATGATGCCTCCTTTTCACTCTCCAGATACTGGGCATTCTGGGTCTCTGTTTTTCTGATGCAGATGGGCTTTGGCGGATTTTACAATTTCTTCACTATCTATGAAACCTCTCATGGCATCTCACTTGAAATGACCAGCTGGATGTGGAGTTTCGGGGTGGTCTGTGAAATCATTATGCTCTATTTTCAGGGACCACTGCTGCAGAGGAACCTGCTCAATATCCTGCAGTTCGCCATCCTCGTCACTTCCCTGCGCTGGCTGATCCTCTACCTCTTCCCCGAATCTGTTGTATGGACCTTCGCCTCACAATCTTTGCATGCAGTGTCATTCGCACTCTACCATACTGCCTCAATCACCTATGTCTTTTCACTCTATAGCCAGAAAAAACTGGCACAGCAGTTCTTCCTTGGCATCGCTTTTGGACTTGGTGGCTCGGTAGGTGCGGTCCTTTCCGGACAAATTTACGGGGAAAAGATGTTCCTCATCGAAGCACTGATCACTTTTATGGCATTTATTGTATTATGGATCCACCAAAAACGAAAAGAGTCGATCGTATGA
- the def gene encoding peptide deformylase, whose translation MIREIVIYPDKRLKKVSREVETFDASLHELLDDMYDTMVARNGVGLAAIQVGVDLRALIINVPLEKEEGEHDQPKENTLEMINPVIIEIDGKEKFQEGCLSVPGVYEDVERAKHVRVEYYDRHGEKHIIEDDDFLAIAMQHEIDHLDGKVFIEKLSFLKRKKFEKEWAKRQKA comes from the coding sequence ATGATCAGAGAGATAGTCATTTATCCGGACAAACGTCTGAAAAAGGTATCCAGAGAGGTTGAGACTTTCGATGCTTCCCTGCATGAACTGCTGGACGATATGTACGATACGATGGTTGCCAGAAACGGTGTAGGACTGGCTGCCATTCAGGTAGGGGTCGATCTGCGTGCGCTCATTATCAATGTACCTCTGGAAAAAGAGGAGGGGGAACATGACCAGCCTAAAGAGAATACACTTGAAATGATCAATCCCGTTATCATTGAGATAGATGGAAAAGAGAAGTTCCAGGAGGGTTGCCTCTCCGTCCCAGGTGTCTATGAAGATGTGGAACGTGCTAAACATGTCAGAGTAGAGTACTATGACAGACACGGCGAAAAACATATTATAGAAGATGACGATTTTCTCGCCATTGCGATGCAGCATGAGATCGACCATCTCGACGGGAAAGTGTTTATAGAAAAACTTTCTTTCCTGAAAAGAAAGAAATTTGAAAAAGAGTGGGCTAAAAGACAGAAGGCATAA